A stretch of DNA from Pseudomonas sp. HN11:
TCGGGCAGGCGTGGGGCCATGCGCTGCGGGTCGAGAATGCCGTCTTTGTCCATCACGAAGCGGCTCTTGATGCCCGAGGCTTTTTCGATGAAGGCGGCGCTGGATTCGGTCAGCGGCGGCACATCACCACGCTCGATAGCCGCGGCGTTGTCGCTGTTGAACTGTTGTACGTAGGCATTGAAAGACTGCACCAGCTCTTCGTTGGAGATGCTATTGGCCGGGGTGTACAGGCCAGTGCCGCTGATGACGACGTTATGCACGGTCGTTCCTCTAAATCTGTCAGGCAGAAGATATTGGTACCGTCGTACCAAACTGTAAGTAGTCCGATTCCGCACCGCGGACACCAAACTGGCAACGCTTTATTCCTTCGCGTCGTGGCTGCAACTGTCAACCTGTAACGACGATTCCGGCATTTATAGGCGCGAAGTTTGCCACAACCCTCGGAATTTGGCGCTATCTGCGGACAAACAGTGTTTTCCCTGGGAATGCATTCGAACGTGGGAGCGGGCTTGCCCACTCCCACAGGGGATTTGTGTTGGGTCTCAGGGCTCTACCTGACTCCATTGCCTGCTCAGGCGCTTGTCGGAGATTGGCACTTTGGTGCCCAGTTGCTGGGCAAACAACGACACCCGATATTCCTCCAACCACCAGCGATAGAGCTCCAGTTGAGGGTCGCGCTTACCTTCCTGGGCGTGTTTTTTCAGACGGTTTTCGTACTGCGTCCACAAACCGGCCAGCTCGCCGCTCCACACCCGATCCTTTTGCACCTGACTCGGCAATTTTTCCAGGCGCAACTCGATGGCCTTGAGGTAGCGCGGCAACTCCTTGAACCACTGTGCCGGGGTTTCCCGCACGAAACCGGGATACACCAAATGACTCAATTGCTGCTTGATGTCGTTCAGGGCCACGGCCTGGGCCAGGTCGATCTTGCCTTTGAAGCGCTTTTGCAGGCCGTGCCACAGTTTCAACACATCCAGTGTCAGGCGCGCCAGGCGCTCGGCGTGTTCGGTCCAACTGCCGCGCTTGCGTTCGGCCAAGGCGGCCAGGCCTGCGCCATCACGCGGCAGGCTGGCTTCGCCTTCGAGCACGCAGGTGTCGAGGCTGGCCAGGAGAATGTCTTCCACCAGCGCATCGATACGGCCCAATTCACGGTACATCAGGCCCAACTCAGTCAAGCCCGGCACTTTGCCGCGCAGGAATTTCGCCGGTTCCGCCAGCTGCTGCATCAGCAGGCGCTGCAACGCGCGGCGATGCTGGAATTCAGCCTCGGCGGCAGTGGAGAAGCGCCCTTCCTTGACCGTGCCGTTGTCTTCCACCAGCGCCGGATACACCGTCATCGACAGCCCGGCGATCTTCTGTTGAGTCTTTTCCGCCACCGCTGCAAACACCTTGGCTTCCACCGGCTGCTGGCTTTTCGCGGTTTGCGGCACGGCCAGCGCGGCCTGGCTGGCCTCGGCAAAACGCGCGGTCAGTTCGGCCAGGTCACGACCTTCGCCAAGGAACTTGCCCTGGCCATCGACCACTTCCAGGTTCATCTTCAGGTGGCTTTCCACCTGCTGCGCGGCTTCGGCCCAGGCTTCATCGCTGACCCGCGCCCCGGTCATGCGCAGCAATTCACGACCCAGTGCCTGAGGCAATGAGCCCTGGCCGAACTCGATGCGTTGCAGCGCGGCCTTGACGAAATCCGGCACCGGCACGAAGTTCTTGCGCAGCGCCTTGGGCAGGTTGCGTACCAGGGCGATGCACTTGGCTTCGATCACCCCCGGCACCAACCACTCCAGACGTTCAGGCGGCAAGGCCGGCAGCAGCGGCGCCGGCACGCGCAGGGTCACACCGTCACGCGGGTGGTTGGGTTCGAAGTGGTAACTCAATGCCAGTTCCAGGTCGCCCAGGTGCAGGGTGTCCGGGTAATGCGCGGCGGTGACTTCACTGGCTTCGCGGGCCAGTACGTCTTCTTCGCGCATGATCAGCAGTTGCGGGTCTTTCTGACTGTTGACCTTGTACCAACTGTCGAAGGTCGCGGTCTGGTGGATCTCCGCAGGCAAGCGCGCGTCGTAGAAGGCGAACAGGGTTTCTTCATCGGCCAGGATGTCACGACGGCGCGCCTTGGCTTCCAGTTCGTCAAGCTGTTCCAGCAGTTGCTGATTGGCCGCGAGGCATTTGGCCCGCGACTGGATCTCGCCACGCACCAGGCCTTCGCGGATAAACAACTCACGGGACACTACCGGATCGATCGGCCCGTAATGCACCGGCCGGCGCCCGACCACAATCAGCCCGAACAGCGTGATCTGCTCAAACGCTACAACCTGTCCACGCTTCTTCTCCCAATGGGGCTCGAAGTGGTTTTTCTTGATCAGGTGCCCGGCCAGCGGCTCAATCCAGTCGGCGTCGATCTTGGCGACCATGCGCGCGTACAGCTTGGTGGTTTCCACCAGCTCGGCGGTCATCAGCCATTGCGGACGCTTCTTGCCGATGCCCGACGAGGGGTGAATCCAGAAACGACGCTGACGTGCGCCGAGGTAATCACCGTCTTCGGTTTTCTGGCCGATCTGGCTGAGCAAACCGGACAACACCGCCTTGTGCAGTTTCGGGAAGTCTGCCGGCTCTTTATTGACGCTCAGTTGCATGTCGCGGCAGATCAGGCTCAACTGGCGATGGGAATCGCGCCACTCGCGCAGGCGCAGGTAGTTGAGGAAGTTCTTGCGGCACCAGTTGCGCAGCGGGCTGGCGGTCAGTTCCTGGCGCTGCTCTTCAAAACCGCGCCACAAATTCACCAACCCGGCGAAGTCCGAATCCGGATCTTTCCATTGTGCGTGAGCCTGGTCCGCGGCCTGTTGACGCTCCGGCGGACGCTCGCGTGGGTCCTGGATCGACATGGCGCTGGCGACGATCAGCACTTCCTGCAAGCTGCCGAGTTTGGCGGCCTCCAGCAGCATGCGGCCCATGCGCGGGTCCACCGGCAGG
This window harbors:
- the hrpA gene encoding ATP-dependent RNA helicase HrpA; amino-acid sequence: MTDQAPTIDQLLKTLDHAMLADRHRLRRQLLELRKKPDEEKLAQWVARMQASCAQVTARRASLPVIRYDDSLPIAAKRDEIKDALNKHQVLIIAGETGSGKTTQLPKICLEIGRGQYGLIGHTQPRRIAARSVASRVAEELATPLGALVGYQVRFEDQSDSNTLIKLMTDGILLAETQNDRYLERYDTIIVDEAHERSLNIDFLLGYLKTLLPRRPDLKVIITSATIDLERFSKHFDDAPIVEVSGRTFPVDTWYRPLTLEQDEEGNRVEDDLTVDQAILASLDEIAAYERSERRSPGDVLVFLPGEREIRDAADMLRKAQLKHTEILPLYARLSPAEQQRIFQSHPGRRVVLATNVAETSLTVPGIRYVIDSGTARISRYSYRAKVQRLPIEAISQASANQRKGRCGRVEPGICIRLYSEEDFIGRPEFTDPEILRTNLAAVILQMLHLRLGEITDFPFIEPPDGKAISDGFNLLQELSAVDRNSQLTPLGRQLARLPVDPRMGRMLLEAAKLGSLQEVLIVASAMSIQDPRERPPERQQAADQAHAQWKDPDSDFAGLVNLWRGFEEQRQELTASPLRNWCRKNFLNYLRLREWRDSHRQLSLICRDMQLSVNKEPADFPKLHKAVLSGLLSQIGQKTEDGDYLGARQRRFWIHPSSGIGKKRPQWLMTAELVETTKLYARMVAKIDADWIEPLAGHLIKKNHFEPHWEKKRGQVVAFEQITLFGLIVVGRRPVHYGPIDPVVSRELFIREGLVRGEIQSRAKCLAANQQLLEQLDELEAKARRRDILADEETLFAFYDARLPAEIHQTATFDSWYKVNSQKDPQLLIMREEDVLAREASEVTAAHYPDTLHLGDLELALSYHFEPNHPRDGVTLRVPAPLLPALPPERLEWLVPGVIEAKCIALVRNLPKALRKNFVPVPDFVKAALQRIEFGQGSLPQALGRELLRMTGARVSDEAWAEAAQQVESHLKMNLEVVDGQGKFLGEGRDLAELTARFAEASQAALAVPQTAKSQQPVEAKVFAAVAEKTQQKIAGLSMTVYPALVEDNGTVKEGRFSTAAEAEFQHRRALQRLLMQQLAEPAKFLRGKVPGLTELGLMYRELGRIDALVEDILLASLDTCVLEGEASLPRDGAGLAALAERKRGSWTEHAERLARLTLDVLKLWHGLQKRFKGKIDLAQAVALNDIKQQLSHLVYPGFVRETPAQWFKELPRYLKAIELRLEKLPSQVQKDRVWSGELAGLWTQYENRLKKHAQEGKRDPQLELYRWWLEEYRVSLFAQQLGTKVPISDKRLSRQWSQVEP